GGCGCACTTTTGGTTGAGGTCAAAGCACCAAGCCTTGTCTGCATCCACCATTTGGGCAATTAGCGGGGCGCTGCTCCAGACTGGGAAGTCCTTGTGTTCGTCGGTGATGCTGATCACCACATCCACGGCCGTGCCCTCGAGCCCGGCATCGGCCAGGGCTTGCCCGGCGGCCCAGCCCGCCATCCGGGCCGGGTGGTCGTCGGGGCCGGGCACAGGTTTCTGGTGGATGCCCAGTTTTTCCCGCACCACCCACTCCGGCAGGCCGCTGGCCAGAGCGATTTCGCTGCTGGTCATGCGCGGTGCAGGTAAGTAGACCCCTAGGCCCCGAAGGTATGCCATCTCGAACCTCAAGACTTGATTGAGGTGAGTTTACCCAGGGGTTGTTACAACCTTGTTACATGCGGGTGGTCTGGAAACTATGCCCAACGGTGGCCTGAAAGGCACGAAAACCCAGCCACAAGGGTCACTCCTGCAGCGGGAAATCTGATGCCCTGCCGTCCCACTTGCGCCTCCTCGGAATGGGGGGTGCAACTTTATTTGATTCGATGAGCTTTGTACTACTAGCACAGCCGTTCTCGGTAAATTTCTGGAGTTATTTACCGCACACCGACTGCATTGTCCACTTTGATGCCCGAAAGGGATCGCCTAAAAAGGCCCTCTCTACCGCGTAGGGGAGCCCGGGTGAAGGGGGGGTGGTTTTTAGAGCTATACAGATGTGGTTGTACAGGTATCCAAACGACACCGCACTCAATTTGGGCCCTTAGTGGTCTGGTAACTAAATTTCCGAAGTTTTGTACCGCACACCGAATACATCGATGTAGAGATTCCATCCCACTTCGGCCCCCGAGATGGCCTAAAAACGCCCTCCCTACCGCGTAGGGAGGGTGGGGGAGGGTATCAGGCAAGGCCCCCAATCCGCTGGGTGAAGGGCCAGGTCAGCCACCCCACCTGGCCTCCCCTACGCAGTAGGGGAGGGAAGGGACGAAGCGGGGTGGGGTGCTTTTTGCATGACCGTACAGGCAAGGCACCGAAGGCCCAGGTTTACGAGACACGGCGCGTTCTGAAGGCTAAACCCCATACTGCGTATTTTGTTACCAGACCACTTAGCGCGATCCTTTGGCCAGCAGATTGGCAAATCCCAAGGCCAAAATCAGTACCACACCCAAAGCCCAGTAAGGAAAATTGGCGGGAATCCAGCCCTGCCACTGAGCTAGGTAGATCAGCCCACCTACCAGGACGGCAATTAGCGCCCACAGGCCAAACGGTTTTAAGCCTTCCATGCGCACATCCTACTTTTTCTCGCGGTGCAGGTAGTAGTAAATTTCGTTGGGTACCCAGCCCATGGCGTTGGCGATACGGTTGGTGAAGTTGAACATGGCTGCTACCTGGGCGGCCTCGAAGATGGCCTCGTCTGAAAGCCCAATAGCCCTGAGCATCTGCACATCGGCAGAGCTCATCACCGCCGAATCTACCGTTATCTGATGAGCGAATTCCAGCAGCGCATGTTCCCTGGGGCTCAGGTGGGCCCGCCGGAAGTTGGCCGCAAGCACCTCGGGCAAGACCGGATCGCCGCTGATCTCGCGCAGGTAGGCCGAGTGCGAAGCCAGGCAGTACTCGCATTCGTTGGCCGAAGAAACCACCACGGCGATCATCTCCCGTTCCTTGCGGGTTAGGTGGCTTTGATCCTCGTTGCGCATCAGAAAGTCGTAGTAGCGGAACCAGCGCATGAAGTGTTCTGGGGTTAGGGCAAAGTTGCGGGCCACATTGGGAATGAAGCCGGTTTTCTCTTTGAACTTACCGAACAAAACCTGCACATCCTGGGGTACCTCGCTTTCCTCTGGCACCCGAACCCAGGCGGTGGGTGGGGCGTCCAATTGGGTCTTTTGGGTCTTGCGTTGCGACTTGCGACTGGTTTTGGGGGTTTTGGCTCGAGGGGTTGCCATACGGTTACTCCATAGCGAGGTGGCGAATAAGCTCAGCCCTGCGTGGCCCAGCGCTCGGGCACGGCTTTTTTCAGAAAATCCACGATGTCTTGAGTGCTGGTACCGGGGCCAAATACCCCTGCTACGCCCAGCTCTTTGAGGTAGGGCACGTCCTCATCGGGGATGATGCCCCCGCCGAAGAGCAGGATATCGTCTGCCCCTTGTTCTTTGAGTAAACGCCGAACCTCCCCAAAGTAGTGCATGTGAGCGCCGGATAAAATAGACAGACCAATTGCGTCTACGTCTTCTTGTAAGGCTGCCGAGACGATCATCTCTGGGGTTTGCCGCAAGCCTGTGTAGATGACTTCCATCCCGGCGTCGCGCAGCGCTCTGGCTACTACCTTGGCCCCCCGGTCGTGGCCGTCGAGGCCGGGCTTGGCTATAAGCACACGGATCCTTCTGTCCATGGCTTCTATCTTACGGGATGGTCTTGGACAGTCGCCAGGTACGAAGTCCCGCGCGTACCCCAAGCGCTTTGGAGGCTGGTAGCAATTGTTTGGTGGCGAATACGGTGCGGCCAAACAAGCTTTTCACTGTGAGCTTGCTTCGCATTCTGTGGCTCGCAATGCCCGTTAAAGGGAGGAGCACCAGATTCTTCCGAGGTGGCCCCCATCGAACCCCACAACCCAGCGCAGGCTGGGAGCGCCGATGAAACAAGCCCGGCTGTCCAGCCAGTTGCCCAAGGTCGAACCAGGGCGAGGGCAAAAATATCTTTGCGAAGATTAAGTGGTCTGGTAACTAAATTTCCGAAGTTTTGTACCGCACACCGAATACATCGTTGTAGAGATTCCATCCCACTTCGGCCCCCGAGATGGCCTAAAAACGCCCTCCCTACCGCGTAGGGAGGGTGGGGGAGGGTATCAGACAAGGCCCCCAATCCGCTGCGTGAAGGGCCAGGTCAGCCACCCCACCTGGCCTCCCCTACGCAGTAGGGGAGGGAAGGGGCGAAGCGGGGTGGGGTGCTTTTTGCATGACCGTACAGGCAAGGCACCGAAGGCCCAGGTTTACGAGACACGGCGCGTTCTGAAGGCTAAACCCCATGCTGCGTATTTTGTTACCAGGCCATTAAGTGGTGGTCGAAAATTCCCGCTGGCGATAGGTTTTTTCCAAATGATTTTTAAACTGCTCGAGGGTAACCTTAAGCAGTTTGTTGGGCTCGCCGAATATAGAGGCATACCAGTCGGCGGCCTTGTCTAGCAAAGGAGAGTCGTAGTGAGGTTGTCCCTCGAGCAAAAGCTCGAGGTGGGTATTGCCGTCTTCGGTCTCGCTCAGGCGCAGCCAGCCGGAGATTTCCAGGTTGTGGGGTACACCCGGCACACTGCGGAATTCCAAATACTCCGGGGGCCTGCGCTCGGTGGCTTCGGCCACCCAGATCAGATCTACCGGCGGTTGGCCCCGGGCCTTGAAGCGCCAACCCGAGCCAATCCGGCTGACCTCCTTGATGGCTTTGGCCCAGCTAGGCCAGCTCGAGAAATCCTGAAAAGCCGCCCAGACCACCTCGCGGGGAGCCTGGATGTTCATTACCAATTCCTCCCTAAAACGCATGTCCACCTCCCTTTTTTGTACAAGAGCACAACGGAAAGAGAACGATTACAATTTCGTGTAAACATATATTGCCACGAAGCCGTGTACACAGGATGAGGGCTGGATTACACTATCAAGATGATGAAGGTATATGTAATCGGGGCCGGACTTGCCGGTGCGGAGGCGGCCTTTACGGCGGCCCGTATGGGGGCGCAGGTGCGGCTCTTTGAGATGCGGCCCCAGCGGATGACCCCGGCCCACCAGACCCCCCATTTTGCCGAGCTGGTCTGTTCCAACAGCCTAGGAGGTGAGGGGGAGACCAACGCCAAAGGGTTGTTGCAAGCCGAGATGCGGGCCGCGGGCTCGCTGATCATGCAGGCTGCCGAACGGCACCGCATTCCGGCGGGTGGGGCTTTGGCGGTGGAGCGCGAGGGGTTCTCGCTGGCAATTACCCGAGCGCTGGAGGGTCATCCCCAGATTGAGGTGGTGCGGCAGGAGGTCTTGGAACTGCCCCCAGACGGCGTTACGGTGCTGGCGACCGGGCCGCTCACCTCAGATGCGCTATCGGAGCATCTGCGATCTTTGCTGGGGGAGGAGTTTTTGGGCTTTTACGATGCCGCCGCGCCGGTGGTGCTGGGGGAGAGCATCGACCTCGAGGTGGCCTACCGGGCCGGGCGTTATGGTCAGAGCGCGGACTACCTAAACTGCCCCATGACCGAAGAAGAGTACCGGCGCTTTTATGAAGTGTTGACCCAGGCCCGCCAACACACCCCCCACGACTGGGAGAAGCTCGAGTTCTTCGAAGGCTGTATGCCCATCGAAGAAATTGCCCGGCGGGGCTACGATACCCCGCGCTTTGGCCCCCTGAAGCCGGTGGGCTTGCCCGACCCCAGAACCGGCCAGGAGCCCTACGCGGTGGTACAGCTACGGGCGGAGGATCGGCGGGGCCAGATGTGGAGCCTGGTGGGGTTCCAGACCGGTCTCAAGTGGGGCGACCAAAAGAACGTGGTGCAGAGCATCCCGGGCCTGGAAAAAGCCGAAATTGTGCGCTATGGGGTCATGCACCGCAACACCTATCTGTGTGCCCCCAGGCTGATAAAACCCACCCTGCAGTTCCGCGAACATCCAAACCTGCTGGTAGCCGGGGTGCTCTGCGGGGTAGAGGGATACCTCGAGTCGGCAGCCACCGGTTTTCTGGCCGGCCTCAACGCGGCCCGGTTGGCTCTGGGTGACGAACCCTTGGTGCCGCCGGAAGAGTCCATGCTGGGCGGGTTGGTGCGCTACCTGGCAAGCGCCAACCCCGACAACTTCCAGCCCATGAACGCCAACTGGGGGCTGGTGCCGGCCGAGGGCGGCAAGGGCAAAAAAGCCGAAAAGCGCGCCCGGATGTTTCGGCGGGGTTTGCAGCATTTCCAGGGCTGGCTGGCCGATTTTTCGGCTGGGGTGGAGGAGGGGCTCCTCTCTAGCGAGGAAATACCGGTAGGTTCAGGTTAGCCAGGCTGGCGTAATCCACTTTCCAGCCCTGTTCGCCAAAGGTGAGCCGAGCCGAACCGCTCCGTTGCAGGGTAGTGCCGTTCAGTACGGCTGTGAGCCTGAAGCGGATGGTGGCCTGGTCGCCCTCGACCTGGGTTTGTATCACCCCCAACTCAAAGTTTTTGAGCCGGGCTGCCGTGCGGCCAAAGCCGGGTGCGGGGTTTTGCAAGAAGCGCTCGCTCCAGATCGGATCGCTGCACTTGAGACCTTCGAAGACCTGGCGCAGGGCATTTTCGGCCAGTAGCGCCGAGGGCTGGGGTACGGGGCTCTGTGGGCTCGAGAGGGCTTCTACAGCGGCCCTGGCCCAGTGGCAGGGGGGCACGTCCACAAAGGGAGAAGTGCCCGGCTGGGGTTGGCCTTGCGCTAGGCTCAGGCTTCCCCAAAGCAAAAGGGCCAGCAGTTGGTTCATGCTTCTACCCTTGCAGACAGCTAGCCTTGCAACAAGTGAACCCAACACCTTTGGGTATGGGTATAAACTGTGCGAGATGGAACGTAAGTATTTTGGAACCGATGGGGTGCGGGGGGTGGCCGGTGAGCCGCCGCTCACGCCCGAGTTCGCACTCAAGCTGGGCCAGGCGGCCGGGGCTTTCTTCAAAAGCACCGTCAAGCGACCGGTGGTGTTGTTGGGCAAGGATACCCGGCTATCTTGCGACCTGCTCGAGGCCGCCCTGGCCGCCGGGCTGATGTCCCAGGGGGTACGGGTGGAGCACCTGGGGGTGCTGCCTACCCCCGGCGTGGCCTACCTGACCCGCGCGCTAGGGGCTACCGCCGGGGTGATGATCTCGGCCAGCCACAACCCCTACCAGGACAACGGCATCAAGTTTTTCAGCGCGCAGGGGGACAAACTGCCCGACGAGGTCGAGACCCAGATCGAGGCCTTGCTGGAAGAAGATTTCAAAACCGATGGTATTGGTACGGTCTCCGACTTCCGCGAGGCCGAGCGGATGTACCTGGACTTTCTGGCCTCCAAGGGCGCAAGCTTGGAGGGGCTTAAGGTTGTCCTGGACACCGCCAATGGGGCTACCTACCGCTTGGCCCACCGGCTATTCCAGCGGCTAGGGGCCGAGGTGTTTGTGATGTTCAACACCCCGGATGGGCGCAACATCAACAAAGGATGCGGCTCCACTCACCCCGGATTTTTGAAGCAGCAGGTGGTGGAGATGGGCTTCGATCTGGGGGTGGCTTTTGATGGTGACGGCGACCGAGCCATCCTGGTAGACCGGCATGGGCGCGAATTTCACGGCGACCATGTGCTTTATCTAAATGCCCTGATGCGGCGGGAGCCCGGGGTGGTGGGCACCCTGATGAGCAACATGGGCCTCGAGGTCAAGCTACGCGAAGCCGGCATCAGCTTCTACCGCACGGCGGTGGGTGACCGTTACGTCTACGAGAAACTCAAAGCCTCGGCCCTTACCCTGGGCGGCGAACAGAGCGGCCATGTGCTGTTCCTTGACCACGCCCCCACCGGTGACGGCATGCTCACGGCCATTCTGACCCTCAAAGCCATGCGCGAGTCGGGGCGTGACCTTTCGGAGTGGTACGAGGCCTTACCCATGTACCCGCAGCTCCTCAAAAACGTGCGGGTGCGTGACAAGCAAAGCCTTATGAAAAGCAGCGAACTGCACGCCGCGATTCAGCAGGCCGAGGGCCGACTGGCCGGCCAGGGCCGGGTCAACGTGCGGCCCTCCGGCACCGAGCCTTTGGTGCGGGTGATGGTGGAGGGCCCGGCGGAACTGATTGAATCGGTCTCGTCGGAGCTGGTGGCTGTGGTCGAGCGCCTTGACGGTATGCCGCAGCCCAAATGATGGGGCTTTGAGTCCGCCGACGACTGCCAGGACAACCGTATGACCGTTCGCCTACCCCTTACCGTGCGCTACGCCGAAACCGATGCCATGGGCGTGGTACACCATAGCAGCTACGTGGTCTGGCTCGAGGCCGCAAGGGTGGAGTGGCTCGAGCAAATCGGCCTGCCTTATACCCAAATCGAAGCCCAAGGGCTGGCCTTTGCGGTGATCGAGTTGGGCCTGACCTACCGCAACCCGGCCCGCTTTGGGGATCGGCTCGAGGTCGAGACCTGGCTCTGCGAGACTTCCTCCCGTACCCTGCGCTACCAGTACCGGGTGTGGCGGGGCGAAACACTGCTGGCCGAAGGCTTTACCCGCCACCTGTGCCAGGACACCCGGGGCAAGGCGGTGCGGATTCCCCCGGATATTTCCAGTCGCCTATCGCAGCACCTGTATCGGTTCAGCTGAAAAATCTGGGGTTGTAGCCTGGACGTATGGGCCAGACTGGACAGCCGAGAAGAACCATTAGCGACCGTGAGATTCGCCTGACCGCGGTGGTGTATGCCCGGCTAGGTGTGGTGCCCTATCTGCGGGCTCATGGGCGGCTGCCCGACCGGATTGGCGGCCCCTGGAATATCATCCCCATGCGGCTGGTGATCGAGGAGCGGGGAACCGACCCCGAACTTACCGACGACGAGCAATTGGTGTATGAGGCCATTTTGCGGGAAGGTCGGCTGCCGGGAGGGTCGGTCGTATTGCTCGACGAAGCGGAAAAACGCTCCGGCAAGAAAAGAAAACGGAAGGGGTGACCGCGCTTTTCATCAAAAGAGCCCACGCGGTGGCTTATGTAGCCCCTACAGCGGTTTTTCTGGGGGGACCACTCATGTACACGGGACTAGAGCGCGATCCAGGTCTGCTGCTGGCAACTTTGTACCGTGGCATCGATCACCCGCTGGGTGGCCAGACCATCCGCCAGGCTCGGGGTGGGTTGCTGGTTTTGCCGCACCCCCTCCATAAAGCGCCGGGCCAGCTCGATGAACTGGAAGTGGCCCCAGGAGGTCTCTGGGTCGCGCCCCCGCAGCAGGCTTTTGTCCGGGGGCACTTCGCGGTAGAGGCCGGGGCGCCGGGCCAGGAGGAGCTGGAAGCTGCTTCCCTTGCCCCAGAGGGCTGGGGAGAGCTTTAGGGCTCCTTTGGTGCCCTGGATTTCCAGCTCGAGCCGCTGGTCGGCCCCGATGTGCACCCTCGAGAGCGAAAAAGCCCCGCTGGCCTGGCCCAGCCGGGCCAGCACCGCCCCCTCGTCGAGGTTGGTGACCGGGTCGGGCCGCTGGAAGTGGATGTGGCCCTGGGCCATGACCTGGGTGAACTCGAGGCCCGTTACCATCCGTACCAGGTCGAAAAGGTGGGCCCCCAGGTCGGCCACCGCGCCCCCGGCCCCGCCCGTCTCGGCCTTGGCCCGCCAGGGGGTGGAGCCCTCGGGGTCACCCATAAAGCCCCCGTGGAAGTAGCCCCGCAGGTAGAGCACCTCGCCGATCTCGCCCGAACGCACCAGTGCCTGCGCGGTCTCGGCGGCTAGGTCGCCCCGGCTGGTGAAGGCGGTCAGGCCGATGCGCCTGTGGGCCTGCGCGGCGTTCAAAATGGCCTCGCCTTCCGGCGCACTGCGGGCCAGCGGCTTGTCCATAAAAAGGTGCTTCCCCGCTTCCAGGGCCCGAATGCCCAAGGGGGCGTGGGTATCGTCGGTGGTGGAGATGGCCACGCCGTCGCAGGCGGCCAGCAGGTCTGGGTAGTGCTCAAAGGCCCGGGTGCCAAACTGCGCGGCCAGTTTTTGCGCGTGGGCCGGGGTGCGACTGTAGATGCCGGCAATTTCGGCCCCTGCGTCTTTGAAGGCGGGAAGGTGGGCAAAACCGGCCCACCAGCCCGCGCCTACGATTCCGATTCGCATCTTAAGCACCTCTAGCCGCGTGGTAGGGGGGTTTGTGCAGGGCGCACGCCCTTGGGCATCACTCCCCCAATAATCATGCCCAGCACGTCGTCGTGGCTCACGTCTTGGGTGTAGACGGTGCCCACCACTTTGCCGTTCTTCATCACCGTGATGCGGTCGGCCAGGTCGAACACATCGTGCAGGTCGTGGCTGATCAGGAAGATGCCCACCCCCTCGGCCTTGAGGGCCTTGATTAGCTCACCCACCTTGGCGGTCTCCTCGGGGCCTAAGGCGGCGGTGGGCTCGTCCATGATCAGGCAGCGGGCCTTGAAGTAGATGGCCCGCCCGATGGCCACCGTCTGGCGCTGGCCGCCCGACATCTGGGCTACCGGTACGCGCAAGGAGGGGATTTTGACCCTTAGGCGGTCAAGGGTTTTGCGGGCTTCCAGCTCCATGATGTCCTCGTCCAGCATCACCCCCCGTACCTTCTCCCGCCCCAAGAAGACGTTGGCTACAGCGTCGAGGTTGTCGGCTAGGGCTAGGCTCTGGTAGATGGTCTCGATGCCCAGGGCCTGAGCGTCTTGCGGAGACCGGATTTGCACTTCCTGCCCGTCTACCCGAATCTGCCCTGAGTCGGCCTGATAGGCGCCGGAGAGTACCTTAATCAGGGTGGACTTACCCGCTCCGTTATGCCCCAAAAGACCCACCACCTCGCCTGGATAGAGATTAACCGAGGCGTTGTCTAAGGCCTGGTTGCCGCCAAAGCGCAAACAGATGTTCTGCATCTCGATAAGAGGGGTCATGCCTACCTCCGGCTCCTCAAGTAGACCGTGTTCCAGATAACCGCGGCCAGAAGCACCAGCCCCAGCACCACGTTCTGCCACTCGGTCGGTAGACCCATCAGCACCATTCCACTGCGCAACGAAGACATGAGCAGCGCTCCCAGCGCGGCCCCCACAATGGTGCCGCTACCCCCAGCTAAGGCGGTACCGCCTATGACCGCAGCGGCAATCACGTCGAGCTCGAGCAGATTGCCCATGCTGTTGGTCACAAAGTTCAAGCGGGCGGCCTGCACTGCCCCGGCCAGGGCGGCCAGGAAGCCCATTAGGGCGAATACCGCTACCAGCATCCGCCGGACGTTAATGCCGGCCAGCAAAGCGGCTTCGGGGTTACCCCCGATGGCGAAGACATAGCGGCCAAAGCGGGTGTTGAGGGCAATCCAGTTGAGGCTGAAGAGCACAACCAGCGTGATGAGTACCGGTACCGGCATGCCCCGTGGGGTGTTGGTGCCGGGGTAGGGGAAGGCATTCATGACCAACACAAAAGCCAGTACCAGCGCCAGTAGGGTACCGGTGACCAGCCCTTCGGCCCAGACGGGCCGCACCGGTAGGCCGTTCTTGAGGCGGCGACTGCGGTTGGAAAGGGCTTGGAATACGATAAAAACCATCACCACCAGACCCACCACCCAGGTCCAGAACTCGCCGATAGCGCCATTTAGGCCGCCCCCCAGCACCTTGAAGTTGTCGTTTAGGGGGCCGATGGTGCGCCCGCTGGCCACGATGAAGGTGGCATTGCGAAAAATCAGCAACCCCGCGAGCGTCACCACGAAGGCCGGCACCCCCCAGTAGGCCACCCAGTAGCCCTGAAAAGCGCCAATTAGGGCCCCCAGCAGCAAGCCTGCCAGCAGAGCCAGCAGCCAGTGCCCCCCCCAGCCCAGAGGGGGCACGGTCTGGATCAGGGCCATAATCATGCCGGTAAAGCCCAGGATGGAGCCCACCGAAAGGTCAATTTGGCGGGTGACGATGACCATCACCATGCCCCCCACCATGATGCCCACTACGGCGGTTTGTACCGAAAGGTTCCAGAGGTTTTGCGGGCTCAGGAACTGTCCGGGCTGGTTCATGGTGAGTATTTGAAAGACCGTCCAGACCACTGCCAGTACTACCAGCATGGTGAGGATGCGCCCATCCACCCCCAGGCTTTGTACCAGGCCGGGGGTAGCCCTCGAGGTCGTTTGCATCTGCATTAAGAAGCCCTCCTCACTTGTAGTTGTTGGACACGATTATAGCGCGGCTTTGGGAACTTTGTGCTTTTTGCTCGGCCTATAAAAAGGGTGGGCCTGCGCCCACCCTGGCAAAACCACTTCAGATTAGCGGCAGGCTGCCGGTGCGCTTGCTCCGCTCACACCCTGGCACAGGGCTTGTTTGGTGATCCAGCCTGCCCGCAGCACCACGTCGAGGTTCTGGCGGGTAATGGGGATAGGCTTGAGCAAGAGGGCGTTCATGCGCACTTTGTTGGGGCCGTCGGCAAAAACGGTTCTACCTGGCAGCTTGTCCATGGCAGTGCCACGGGCCATCAGCACGGCGGCCTCGGCGGCCCTACGGCCTAGCTCGCGGGCATCTTTCCAGACGCTCACGGTTTGCAGCCCCCGGGCCACCCGGTTGAGCGCGGCCTGGTCGCCGTCCTGGCCCGAAACCGGCACTTTTCCGGCCAGCCCCACTGCGGCCAGCGCGGCTACCACGCCCCCTGCGGTGCCGTCGTTGGAGGCCACAACTGCATCCACTTTGTTACCGTTGGCGGTGAGGATCTGCTCCATATTGCGCTGGGCCACCTCGGGCTTCCAACCTTCGGTGTACTGCTTGCCCACCACCTTAATATCGCCCCGCTTGATGGCGGCATCGAGTACCTCGAGCTGCCCTTTGTGCAGGAAGTCGGCGTTGGGGTCGGTGTTGGCCCCCAGAATAAAGGCATAGTTGCCCTTGGGACGCACCTTGTACACCTCGCGGGCCTGCATCCGGCCTACTTCCACGTTGTCGAAGGTGATGTAGTAGGCGTAGTCGTTCTCGATCAGGCGGTCGTAGGCCACCACCGGAATGCCGGCGGCCTTGGCCTTATCAATGGCTGGCAGGATGGCGTCTTTGTCCCAGGCCAAAATGATCAGGGCCTTGGCCCCACGGGCGATGAGGGCGTCGATGTCGTTGAGCTGCTTTTCCGAGGAGCTCTGGGCGTCGGCGCTGATGTAGGTCGCACCCATGCGCCCGAGCTGCTCACGGATGGCCCGCTCGTCAATTTTCCAGCGCTCTTCTTGGAAGTTGGCCCAGCTCACCCCCACTATTACCTGCTGCGCCAAAGCCGGCACGGCCAGCGCAAACCACAACAGCACCATTACCCTGGTGAATGGCTTCATGTTCCCTCCTCCTACGTTGATGAGCCGAGATTGGGCATATGGAAAAGACCCCGGTTTTTTCGACTCGGGAAAAAAGTACCACTTTGCCAGAGGAATGTCAATAACTTTGGCCGGGCACGAAGTTTTGTGGCCCCTGACCTCGTACAAACCGCACAAAGCGGTTGCTGCTCACCAAGGCGGTTTCCTCGAGGCCGTCGGGCCAGCGCACCCGCAGGCGCACCTCTTTGGCGTTGCCTAGGCCGAAATGCACGAAGCCCAGGCCCCCGCTCACGTGCCCTCCGCCCACCGTGAGTTCGCGCCGCAGCACCCGGCCCGGTAGCTCGACCTCGAGCCAGGCCCCGATGCCATCGCGGTTGGGGCCCGGTTGCTGAAGGCGTACCTGCAGCCAGTTGCCCAAAGGCTGCCCACCCAGTCCCCCTAGGTTGCGCCAGAGCTGGGCCGGGTCGAGCCGGTTGACCACCACCAGGTCGAGCAGGCCGTCGGCGTTTAGATCCACCACCTGGGCCCCCCGACCCCGCAAAAAACTGGCCACCCCGGCCTTGTCCCCTGCCTCGGTGAAGGTGCCGTCGGGCTTTTGCAGCATCAGGTTGTTGGGGTCGCGGGCGGCGGCCTCGCGCATGTAGCCCACGTTGCCCTTAGCCACGAAGAGATCCACCAGACCATCGTTGTTGACGTCCTCGAACTGGGCGTGCCAGGCGGTGGACATGTGCACGTCGCCGCCGGTATAGGGGCGGTGGGCGGTGGCGTTGCGGCGGAAGGCGATGTCTGTGTAGCTGGGCTGCTCGGGGGACTCCAGCATCTGGAGCTTGTTGTCGCCCATGCTGGTGAGGTAGTAGACCGGGTAGCCCGTTCCGGTAAGGTCGGCGCTGGCGATGCCCATACCCCAGATTTGCAGGCGCTTCCAGCCTTCGGCCTCGGTGTAGAGGCGGGGCGGCTGCCCTGGGAGGAGCTGCCAGAGCTGCTCCTGGCCCTTGCCCTGGTAGTACTCGCGGTCGTTGGAAACCCTAAGGGCCGGGATGCCCGAG
This genomic stretch from Meiothermus sp. harbors:
- a CDS encoding sugar ABC transporter permease produces the protein MQMQTTSRATPGLVQSLGVDGRILTMLVVLAVVWTVFQILTMNQPGQFLSPQNLWNLSVQTAVVGIMVGGMVMVIVTRQIDLSVGSILGFTGMIMALIQTVPPLGWGGHWLLALLAGLLLGALIGAFQGYWVAYWGVPAFVVTLAGLLIFRNATFIVASGRTIGPLNDNFKVLGGGLNGAIGEFWTWVVGLVVMVFIVFQALSNRSRRLKNGLPVRPVWAEGLVTGTLLALVLAFVLVMNAFPYPGTNTPRGMPVPVLITLVVLFSLNWIALNTRFGRYVFAIGGNPEAALLAGINVRRMLVAVFALMGFLAALAGAVQAARLNFVTNSMGNLLELDVIAAAVIGGTALAGGSGTIVGAALGALLMSSLRSGMVLMGLPTEWQNVVLGLVLLAAVIWNTVYLRSRR
- the xylF gene encoding D-xylose ABC transporter substrate-binding protein translates to MKPFTRVMVLLWFALAVPALAQQVIVGVSWANFQEERWKIDERAIREQLGRMGATYISADAQSSSEKQLNDIDALIARGAKALIILAWDKDAILPAIDKAKAAGIPVVAYDRLIENDYAYYITFDNVEVGRMQAREVYKVRPKGNYAFILGANTDPNADFLHKGQLEVLDAAIKRGDIKVVGKQYTEGWKPEVAQRNMEQILTANGNKVDAVVASNDGTAGGVVAALAAVGLAGKVPVSGQDGDQAALNRVARGLQTVSVWKDARELGRRAAEAAVLMARGTAMDKLPGRTVFADGPNKVRMNALLLKPIPITRQNLDVVLRAGWITKQALCQGVSGASAPAACR
- a CDS encoding CRTAC1 family protein — its product is MRSVWVWLGVGWLSLALAQVVPSFLEETQSAGLYSRFEGDYVVGGGVAAFDCNHDGLPELVLAGGDNRAKLFVNRSAMGGPLRFSEQVAGVEFAQVMGAYPLDIDGDSETDLALLRAGEDLLLRGLGQCRFEVANRRWGFQGGNTWTTAFSATWERGHNWPTLATGAYVQRNTTFPWGSCRGNALYRPSLSTPGFAPPWPLEPSFCALSMLFSDWNRSGIPALRVSNDREYYQGKGQEQLWQLLPGQPPRLYTEAEGWKRLQIWGMGIASADLTGTGYPVYYLTSMGDNKLQMLESPEQPSYTDIAFRRNATAHRPYTGGDVHMSTAWHAQFEDVNNDGLVDLFVAKGNVGYMREAAARDPNNLMLQKPDGTFTEAGDKAGVASFLRGRGAQVVDLNADGLLDLVVVNRLDPAQLWRNLGGLGGQPLGNWLQVRLQQPGPNRDGIGAWLEVELPGRVLRRELTVGGGHVSGGLGFVHFGLGNAKEVRLRVRWPDGLEETALVSSNRFVRFVRGQGPQNFVPGQSY